The Streptomyces sp. HSG2 genome has a segment encoding these proteins:
- the hpnD gene encoding presqualene diphosphate synthase HpnD translates to MIRAVEPPVHVSAPVLAAYGYCETVTGQQARNFAYGIRLLPAPKRRAMSALYAFSRRVDDIGDGPLPTEVKAARLEETRSLLGRVRDGAVGEDDTDPVAVALAHAARAFPIPLGGLDELIDGVQMDVRGETYETWGDLRAYCRCVAGAIGRLSLGVFGTERGARGAERAPEYADTLGLALQLTNILRDIREDAEDGRVYLPGDDLAKFGCSAGFAGPLPPEGSDFDGLVRFEVRRARALFAEGYRLLPLLDRRSGACVAAMAGIYRRLLDRIERDPAAVLRGRVSLPGRQKALVAVRGLSGLDARHMARRTVRRGAR, encoded by the coding sequence GTGATCCGGGCCGTGGAGCCGCCCGTACACGTGTCCGCGCCGGTACTCGCCGCCTACGGCTACTGCGAGACCGTCACGGGGCAGCAGGCGCGCAACTTCGCGTACGGCATCAGGCTGCTGCCGGCGCCCAAGCGCCGCGCGATGTCGGCGCTGTACGCGTTCTCGCGCCGGGTCGACGACATCGGCGACGGCCCGCTCCCCACCGAGGTCAAGGCGGCGCGTCTGGAGGAGACCCGCTCCCTGCTGGGACGCGTCCGGGACGGGGCCGTCGGGGAGGACGACACCGACCCCGTCGCGGTCGCCCTCGCGCACGCGGCCCGGGCCTTCCCGATCCCGCTCGGCGGCCTGGACGAACTCATCGACGGAGTCCAGATGGACGTCCGGGGCGAGACCTACGAGACCTGGGGCGACCTCAGGGCCTACTGCCGCTGCGTGGCCGGGGCCATCGGCCGTCTCAGCCTGGGTGTCTTCGGCACCGAGCGAGGCGCCCGTGGCGCCGAGCGGGCCCCCGAGTACGCCGACACGCTCGGCCTGGCGCTGCAACTCACCAACATCCTCCGCGACATCCGGGAGGACGCCGAGGACGGACGTGTCTACCTGCCCGGGGACGACCTGGCGAAATTCGGTTGCTCCGCCGGGTTCGCGGGCCCGCTCCCGCCGGAGGGCTCGGACTTCGACGGCCTCGTGCGCTTCGAGGTGCGCCGCGCCCGCGCCCTCTTCGCCGAGGGCTACCGGCTGCTCCCCCTGCTCGATCGCCGCAGCGGCGCGTGCGTGGCCGCCATGGCGGGCATCTACCGCCGTCTTCTGGACCGCATCGAGCGCGACCCCGCCGCCGTGCTTCGCGGTCGGGTCTCCCTGCCCGGACGGCAGAAGGCCCTCGTCGCCGTACGCGGGCTGTCCGGACTCGACGCCAGGCACATGGCGCGCAGGACCGTCCGGAGGGGAGCGCGATGA
- the hpnC gene encoding squalene synthase HpnC, which yields MKAGAARAADPGHHTLAKAAHENFPVAPFFLPRAWRHDLMAVYGFARLVDDIGDGDLAPGGADARALGVAPERADDRPALLDAFETDLRRVFDANGEPPRHPLLRRLLPTVRRRGLAPEPFLDLVAANRQDQTVRRYRTHDDLLAYCRLSAQPVGRLVLAVTGTDTPERVRRSDAVCTALQIVEHLQDVTEDLGRDRIYLPADDMKRFGVEEADLAARTAGAPVRALIAHEARLAEELLGEGVPLVRGVQGRLRLLLAGFVAGGRAALRAVAAAGYDVLPGPPKAGRAALLRETGAILRGKG from the coding sequence ATGAAGGCCGGCGCGGCGCGTGCCGCCGACCCCGGACACCACACCCTCGCCAAGGCCGCGCACGAGAACTTCCCCGTCGCTCCCTTCTTCCTCCCGCGTGCCTGGCGCCACGATCTGATGGCGGTGTACGGATTCGCCCGGCTCGTGGACGACATCGGCGACGGCGACCTGGCACCCGGCGGTGCCGACGCCCGCGCGCTCGGCGTCGCGCCGGAGCGGGCAGACGACCGACCGGCACTCCTCGACGCCTTCGAGACCGACCTGCGTCGGGTGTTCGACGCGAACGGTGAGCCGCCGCGCCATCCGCTGCTGCGCCGGCTGCTGCCCACCGTCCGCCGCCGGGGCCTCGCCCCCGAGCCGTTCCTCGACCTCGTCGCGGCCAACCGGCAGGACCAGACCGTCAGGCGCTACCGGACCCACGACGACCTCCTCGCCTACTGCCGCCTGTCCGCGCAGCCGGTCGGTCGCCTCGTCCTCGCGGTCACCGGAACGGACACACCCGAGCGTGTGCGTCGCTCGGACGCCGTCTGCACCGCGCTCCAGATCGTCGAACACCTCCAGGACGTCACGGAGGATCTCGGGCGCGACAGGATCTACCTCCCCGCGGACGACATGAAGCGTTTCGGCGTCGAGGAGGCCGACCTGGCGGCCCGGACGGCCGGCGCCCCGGTACGCGCCCTGATCGCCCACGAGGCGCGCCTCGCCGAGGAACTCCTCGGTGAGGGGGTGCCGCTGGTACGCGGTGTCCAAGGCAGGCTGCGCCTGCTGCTCGCGGGTTTCGTGGCCGGCGGTCGAGCGGCCCTGCGGGCCGTCGCCGCCGCCGGATACGACGTGCTCCCCGGCCCTCCCAAGGCGGGCAGGGCCGCGCTGCTGCGCGAGACCGGGGCGATCCTGCGAGGGAAGGGGTGA
- a CDS encoding ABC transporter ATP-binding protein has protein sequence MAETQRGGRVPTVIADELHIVYRVNGAGGGRGSATAALSRILRRRSDDAARGVRKVHAVRGVSFVAYRGEAIGLIGSNGSGKSTLLRAVAGLLPAERGRVYTEGQPSLLGVNAALMNDLTGERNVILGGLAMGMSREQIKARYQDIVDFSGINEKGDFISLPMRTYSSGMAARLRFSIAAAKDHEVLMIDEALATGDRKFQKRSEKRIRELRESAGTVFLVSHNNKSIRDTCDRVLWLERGELRMDGPTDEVLKEYEKFTAK, from the coding sequence GTGGCTGAGACCCAGAGGGGCGGGCGGGTGCCCACCGTCATCGCCGACGAACTGCACATCGTGTACCGGGTCAACGGCGCCGGAGGCGGGCGGGGCAGCGCCACCGCCGCTCTGAGCCGGATACTCCGGCGGCGCTCCGACGACGCGGCCCGAGGGGTACGGAAGGTCCACGCGGTGCGAGGGGTGTCCTTCGTCGCCTACCGGGGCGAGGCGATCGGACTGATCGGCTCCAACGGCTCCGGCAAGTCCACCCTGCTGCGGGCCGTCGCCGGCCTGCTGCCGGCGGAGCGGGGCCGCGTCTACACGGAGGGTCAGCCGTCCCTGCTCGGCGTGAACGCTGCCCTGATGAACGATCTGACCGGCGAACGCAACGTCATACTGGGCGGGCTTGCCATGGGGATGTCCCGTGAGCAGATCAAGGCCCGTTATCAGGACATCGTCGATTTCTCCGGCATCAACGAGAAGGGCGATTTCATCAGCCTGCCGATGCGCACGTACTCCTCCGGCATGGCGGCTCGCCTGCGTTTCTCCATCGCGGCGGCCAAGGACCACGAGGTGCTCATGATCGACGAGGCGCTCGCCACGGGAGACCGCAAATTCCAGAAGCGCTCGGAGAAGCGCATCAGGGAGTTGCGGGAATCGGCCGGGACCGTCTTCCTGGTCAGTCACAACAACAAGTCCATCCGCGACACCTGCGACCGTGTGCTGTGGTTGGAGCGGGGCGAGCTGCGGATGGACGGACCGACCGACGAGGTCCTCAAGGAGTACGAGAAGTTCACGGCCAAGTGA
- a CDS encoding ABC transporter permease gives MTTTAPTVPGGSRRAANLAAAHGLSVSGARPPLGEYVRQLWGRRHFILAFSRAKLTAQYSQAKLGQLWQVVTPLLNALVYFLIFGLILNADRGLEREVYIPFLVTGVFVFTFTQSSVLAGVRAISGNLGLVRALHFPRASLPISFSLQQLQQLLFSMVILVAVAVGFGSYPRPSWLLVVPVLALQFLFNTGLALIVARMGAKIPDLAQLMPFVLRTWMYGSGVMFSIPIMLRDKPAWLGDVLQWNPAAIYMDLMRFALIDGYGEEYLPAHAWAGALGWAVLVAVGGFVYFWKAEERYGRG, from the coding sequence ATCACGACGACCGCGCCCACGGTGCCCGGCGGGAGCCGAAGGGCGGCGAACCTCGCCGCCGCGCACGGCCTGTCCGTCAGCGGTGCCCGCCCGCCCCTCGGCGAGTACGTCCGGCAGCTCTGGGGGCGGCGCCACTTCATCCTCGCCTTCTCCCGGGCGAAGCTGACCGCGCAGTACAGCCAGGCCAAGCTCGGCCAGCTGTGGCAGGTGGTCACGCCCCTGCTGAACGCGCTGGTGTACTTCCTGATCTTCGGCCTGATCCTGAACGCCGACCGGGGGCTGGAGCGGGAGGTGTACATCCCGTTCCTGGTGACCGGGGTGTTCGTGTTCACCTTCACCCAGTCCTCGGTGCTGGCCGGTGTCCGGGCGATCTCCGGGAACCTCGGGCTGGTCAGGGCGCTGCACTTCCCCCGTGCCTCACTGCCGATCTCCTTCTCCCTGCAACAGCTCCAGCAACTGCTCTTCTCGATGGTCATCCTGGTCGCGGTGGCCGTCGGCTTCGGAAGCTACCCCCGACCGTCGTGGCTGCTCGTCGTACCCGTGCTGGCCCTGCAGTTCCTCTTCAACACCGGCCTGGCGCTGATCGTGGCGCGGATGGGCGCCAAGATCCCCGACCTGGCCCAGCTGATGCCCTTCGTCCTGCGTACCTGGATGTACGGGTCGGGCGTGATGTTCTCCATCCCGATCATGTTGCGGGACAAGCCCGCCTGGCTCGGCGATGTGCTCCAGTGGAACCCCGCGGCGATCTACATGGACCTGATGCGCTTCGCCCTGATCGACGGCTACGGCGAGGAATACCTCCCCGCGCACGCCTGGGCCGGGGCGCTCGGCTGGGCCGTGCTGGTCGCCGTCGGCGGCTTCGTGTACTTCTGGAAGGCGGAGGAGAGGTACGGCCGTGGCTGA
- a CDS encoding glycosyltransferase: protein MRIGAVVITMGNRPDELRSLIDSVARQEGDPVDVVVVGNGSPVPEVPKGVRTVELPENLGIPGGRNVGVEAFGPAGRDVDIVLFLDDDGLLARSDTAELCRAAFTADPRLGIVSFRIADPATGVTQRRHVPRLRADDPLRSSRVTTFLGGACAVRTRVLEQVGGLPDAFFYAHEETDLAWRALDAGWMIDYRSDMVLHHPTTDPSRHGVYHRMVARNRVWLARRNLPAPLVPVYLAVWALLTLVRRPTRPALKAWLGGFREGWTTPCGDRRPMKWRTVWRLTRLGRPPVI, encoded by the coding sequence GTGAGGATCGGGGCCGTCGTCATCACCATGGGCAACCGGCCCGATGAACTCCGATCCCTGATCGACTCGGTGGCCCGGCAGGAGGGCGACCCCGTCGATGTCGTCGTCGTCGGCAACGGCTCCCCGGTGCCCGAGGTCCCCAAGGGCGTCCGCACCGTCGAACTGCCCGAGAACCTCGGCATCCCCGGCGGTCGCAACGTCGGGGTGGAGGCCTTCGGGCCCGCCGGCCGCGACGTCGACATCGTGCTCTTCCTGGACGACGACGGGCTGCTGGCCCGCTCCGACACCGCCGAGCTGTGCCGTGCGGCGTTCACCGCCGACCCCCGGCTCGGCATCGTCAGTTTCCGCATCGCCGACCCGGCGACCGGTGTCACACAGCGGCGGCACGTCCCCCGACTGCGCGCCGACGACCCCCTGCGCTCTTCCCGGGTCACGACCTTCCTCGGGGGGGCCTGCGCCGTGCGCACCCGGGTCCTGGAACAGGTCGGCGGGCTGCCGGACGCCTTCTTCTACGCCCACGAGGAGACCGATCTGGCCTGGCGCGCCCTCGACGCGGGCTGGATGATCGACTACCGGTCCGACATGGTGCTGCACCACCCCACGACGGACCCCTCCCGGCACGGGGTCTACCACCGCATGGTGGCCCGCAACCGGGTGTGGCTGGCCCGCCGGAACCTGCCCGCCCCGCTGGTCCCCGTCTACCTCGCGGTGTGGGCGCTGCTCACCCTGGTACGCCGTCCCACCCGCCCGGCCCTCAAGGCGTGGCTGGGCGGCTTCCGCGAGGGCTGGACCACCCCCTGCGGTGATCGCCGTCCGATGAAGTGGCGTACGGTATGGCGGCTGACCCGACTGGGCCGGCCGCCGGTGATCTGA
- a CDS encoding CDP-alcohol phosphatidyltransferase family protein — MSRPSVAELRPVVHPAGVKDRRSGEHWAGRLYMREVSLRVDRLLVNTRVTPDQLTLLMTVCGVLAAPALLVPGVPGAVLGVLAVQLYLLLDCVDGEIARWRAQYSTSGVYLDRVGAYLTDAAVLVGLGLRAADVWGAGRVEWLWAFLGTLAALGAVLIKAETDLVGVARHQVGLPPVRESAAEPRSSGMALARRAAAALKFHRLILGIEASLLILALAIADAVHGGLFFTRLGVAVLAGIALLQTLLHLVSVLASSRLR, encoded by the coding sequence ATGTCAAGGCCATCGGTAGCTGAACTCCGCCCGGTCGTCCACCCCGCGGGGGTCAAGGACCGCCGCAGCGGCGAGCACTGGGCGGGGCGCCTCTACATGCGGGAGGTGTCGCTGCGCGTCGATCGTCTCCTGGTGAACACCCGGGTCACGCCCGACCAGCTCACGCTTCTGATGACGGTCTGCGGTGTCCTGGCGGCCCCCGCGCTGCTGGTGCCCGGTGTGCCGGGGGCCGTGCTGGGAGTGCTCGCGGTCCAGCTGTACCTCCTGCTGGACTGCGTCGACGGCGAGATCGCCCGCTGGCGGGCGCAGTACTCCACCTCCGGCGTCTACCTGGACCGGGTGGGGGCCTATCTGACCGACGCGGCCGTCCTGGTGGGCCTCGGGCTGCGGGCCGCCGACGTGTGGGGCGCCGGCCGTGTCGAGTGGCTGTGGGCCTTCCTGGGCACCCTGGCTGCCCTGGGCGCCGTCCTGATCAAGGCGGAGACGGACCTGGTCGGGGTCGCCCGGCACCAGGTCGGCCTTCCCCCGGTCCGGGAGTCTGCGGCCGAACCGCGCTCGTCGGGGATGGCCCTGGCGCGCCGGGCCGCCGCCGCGCTGAAGTTCCACCGGCTGATCCTCGGAATCGAGGCCTCCCTGTTGATCCTGGCGCTGGCGATCGCGGACGCCGTCCACGGCGGACTGTTCTTCACCCGCCTCGGCGTCGCGGTCCTCGCGGGGATCGCCCTGCTCCAGACCCTCCTGCACCTGGTGTCCGTCCTGGCCTCCAGCAGGCTGCGGTGA
- a CDS encoding iron-containing alcohol dehydrogenase family protein: MPVLTRLIPSPVVLDIRPGALDDLGCVLADERVSHSGRLAVAVSGRSGVRLRERLAPSLPGATWYEVGGGTLDDAIRLAGAMKSGRYDAVVGLGGGKIIDCAKFAAARVGLPLVAVPTNLAHDGLCSPVATLDNDAGRGSYGVPNPIAVVIDLDVIREAPARFVRAGIGDAVSNVSAIADWELANRVTGEKIDGLAAAMARQAGEAVLRHPGGVGDNDFLQVLAEALVLSGVAMSVSGDSRPSSGACHEINHAFDLLFPQRAAAHGEQCGLGACFAMFLRGAHEESAYMAEVLRRHGLPVRPEEIGFSADEFVRAVEFAPETRPGRYTILEHLALKTDEIKDVYADYVKAIGS; the protein is encoded by the coding sequence ATGCCGGTACTGACCAGGCTCATCCCCTCACCGGTGGTCCTGGACATCCGCCCAGGCGCCCTGGACGACCTCGGCTGCGTCCTCGCGGACGAGCGCGTCTCGCACTCCGGCCGCCTGGCCGTCGCCGTCAGCGGTCGATCGGGCGTGCGGTTGCGGGAGCGTCTTGCCCCGTCCCTGCCGGGCGCGACCTGGTACGAGGTGGGCGGGGGCACACTGGACGACGCCATCCGGCTCGCGGGTGCCATGAAGAGCGGCCGGTACGACGCGGTCGTCGGACTCGGCGGCGGGAAGATCATCGACTGCGCCAAGTTCGCGGCCGCCCGCGTCGGCCTCCCTCTCGTCGCCGTTCCGACCAACCTGGCCCACGACGGACTCTGCTCCCCGGTCGCCACCCTCGACAACGACGCGGGCCGCGGCTCCTACGGCGTGCCGAACCCGATCGCCGTCGTGATCGACCTCGACGTCATCCGCGAGGCCCCGGCACGCTTCGTCCGGGCCGGGATCGGCGACGCGGTGTCCAACGTGTCGGCCATCGCCGACTGGGAACTGGCCAACCGCGTCACCGGTGAGAAGATCGACGGCCTCGCCGCCGCCATGGCCCGCCAGGCGGGCGAGGCCGTGTTGCGCCACCCCGGCGGGGTCGGCGACAACGACTTCCTCCAGGTGCTGGCCGAGGCGCTGGTGCTCAGCGGCGTGGCCATGTCCGTCTCCGGGGACTCCCGTCCCTCCTCCGGTGCCTGCCACGAGATCAACCACGCCTTCGACCTGCTGTTCCCCCAGCGTGCCGCCGCCCACGGCGAGCAGTGCGGGCTGGGTGCCTGCTTCGCCATGTTCCTGCGCGGCGCCCATGAGGAGTCGGCGTACATGGCGGAGGTGCTCCGTCGGCACGGGCTGCCGGTGCGGCCGGAGGAGATCGGCTTCTCGGCGGACGAGTTCGTGCGGGCCGTGGAGTTCGCCCCGGAGACGCGGCCCGGCCGCTACACGATCCTGGAGCACCTCGCCCTGAAGACCGACGAGATCAAGGACGTCTACGCCGACTATGTCAAGGCCATCGGTAGCTGA
- a CDS encoding phosphocholine cytidylyltransferase family protein, translated as MIGLVLAAGAGRRLRPYTDTLPKALVPVGPEGTDDGPTVLDLTLGNFAEVGLDEVAVIVGYRKEAVYERQEALEKKYGLKLTLIDNDKAEEWNNAYSLWCGRDALRDGVILANGDTVHPVSVERTLLAARGEGKRVILALDTVKDLAEEEMKVVVDPARGMTRITKLMDPAEATGEYIGVTLIEGEAAAELGDALRTVWEADPQQFYEHGYQELVDRGFRIDVAPIGDVDWVEIDNHDDLAKGREIACRY; from the coding sequence ATGATCGGCCTCGTGCTGGCGGCAGGCGCCGGACGCCGCCTGCGCCCCTACACGGACACGCTGCCCAAGGCACTGGTTCCGGTGGGGCCGGAGGGAACGGACGACGGTCCGACCGTCCTGGACCTGACCCTCGGCAACTTCGCCGAGGTCGGACTGGACGAGGTCGCCGTCATCGTGGGCTACCGCAAGGAAGCGGTGTACGAGCGCCAGGAGGCCCTGGAGAAGAAGTACGGTCTCAAGCTCACCCTGATCGACAACGACAAGGCCGAGGAGTGGAACAACGCCTACTCCCTGTGGTGCGGTCGGGACGCCCTGCGGGACGGGGTGATCCTCGCCAACGGGGACACCGTGCACCCGGTCTCCGTCGAGCGGACCCTGCTGGCCGCCCGGGGCGAGGGCAAGCGCGTCATTCTCGCGCTTGACACGGTCAAGGACCTGGCCGAGGAGGAGATGAAGGTCGTCGTCGACCCCGCCCGGGGGATGACGAGGATCACCAAGCTGATGGACCCGGCAGAGGCGACCGGCGAGTACATCGGCGTCACCCTGATCGAGGGCGAGGCCGCCGCCGAACTGGGCGACGCGCTCCGTACCGTCTGGGAGGCCGATCCCCAGCAGTTCTACGAGCACGGCTACCAGGAGCTGGTGGACCGAGGCTTCAGGATCGACGTGGCGCCGATCGGCGACGTCGACTGGGTGGAGATCGACAACCACGACGATCTCGCGAAGGGTCGGGAGATCGCATGCCGGTACTGA
- a CDS encoding DUF5941 domain-containing protein, which produces MPTAILTGPPVPDSSVEAQLRSLGFEVVRAADGSEVAARLTEAPEGERVAVVDTRFVGHLHALRLALTDPRFPLAAVSGAVTARPAGRRDLARAVASPAASGSGLPDVLADALADGGAEVHRPELGSLVAAVADEPRARDEARRSVAAVDEEAVRLRASVKSRDGFFTTFCVSPYSRHVARWCARRGLTPNQVTTASLVTAVVAAGCAASATRGGYVAAGLLLLLSFVLDCADGQLARYALRYSTLGAWLDATFDRAKEYVFYAGLALGAARSGDDVWALALAAMALQTCRHAVDFAFTEAGRDAKNGVGAGAAAALSGRLDDIGWTVWARRMIVLPIGERWALIAVLTALTTPRVTFWVLLALSALAALYTTAGRVLRSTKRGPRRSERAAGVLADLTDSGPVAEALAGRLRGSRGLGRIAGGTAVALVGAVPLLVVAAVAGHGSPLPAVLAACYAVTSAVVIARPLTGPLDWLVPPVFRAAEYGTVLALAAHAKVNGALPAAFGLVAAVAYHHYDTVYRLRGGSGAPPGWLVRAIGGQEGRVLAVAVLAASLTGAQFTLALTALAVAVASLVLVESIRFWVSAHQDGVPAVHDEGEPA; this is translated from the coding sequence TTGCCGACCGCCATCCTCACCGGTCCACCGGTGCCCGACTCGTCCGTCGAGGCCCAACTGCGGTCGCTCGGCTTCGAGGTGGTCCGGGCGGCCGACGGATCCGAGGTCGCCGCCCGGCTGACCGAGGCACCGGAGGGGGAACGCGTCGCCGTCGTCGACACCCGCTTCGTGGGCCATCTGCACGCCCTGCGGTTGGCGCTCACCGACCCCCGTTTCCCGCTGGCGGCGGTCTCGGGTGCCGTGACGGCGCGCCCCGCCGGTCGGCGGGACCTCGCTCGCGCGGTCGCCTCGCCCGCCGCGTCCGGGAGCGGTCTGCCCGACGTCCTCGCCGACGCCCTCGCCGACGGGGGCGCCGAGGTGCACCGCCCGGAGCTGGGCAGTCTCGTCGCCGCTGTGGCCGACGAGCCCCGGGCCCGCGACGAGGCGCGGCGGTCGGTGGCCGCGGTGGACGAGGAGGCGGTCCGTCTGCGCGCGTCGGTGAAGTCGCGCGACGGCTTCTTCACGACCTTCTGCGTGAGCCCCTACTCCCGTCACGTGGCCCGCTGGTGCGCGCGGCGCGGGCTGACCCCCAACCAGGTGACGACGGCGTCGCTGGTCACCGCCGTCGTCGCGGCCGGCTGCGCGGCGAGCGCAACCCGCGGCGGGTACGTCGCGGCCGGCCTGTTGCTGCTCCTCTCCTTCGTCCTGGACTGCGCCGACGGCCAGCTCGCCCGCTACGCCCTGCGCTACTCCACCCTCGGGGCCTGGCTGGACGCCACCTTCGACCGCGCCAAGGAGTACGTCTTCTACGCCGGTCTCGCGCTGGGAGCCGCTCGTTCCGGCGACGACGTGTGGGCCCTGGCCCTGGCGGCGATGGCGTTGCAGACCTGCCGGCACGCCGTCGACTTCGCGTTCACCGAGGCGGGCCGGGACGCGAAGAACGGGGTCGGTGCGGGGGCCGCGGCGGCGCTGTCCGGCCGGCTCGACGACATCGGATGGACCGTGTGGGCCCGCCGCATGATCGTTCTCCCGATCGGCGAGCGCTGGGCCCTGATCGCCGTGCTGACGGCGCTCACCACCCCCCGGGTGACGTTCTGGGTGCTGCTCGCCCTGAGCGCCCTCGCGGCGCTCTACACGACCGCCGGGCGCGTCCTGCGCTCCACGAAGCGAGGTCCCCGCCGATCCGAGCGCGCGGCGGGGGTCCTGGCGGATCTGACGGACTCGGGTCCGGTGGCCGAGGCCTTGGCGGGTCGGCTGCGCGGTTCGCGCGGCCTCGGGCGGATCGCCGGCGGGACCGCCGTCGCGCTCGTCGGCGCGGTCCCGCTGCTCGTCGTCGCGGCGGTGGCCGGACACGGCAGTCCGCTGCCCGCGGTTCTGGCCGCGTGCTACGCGGTGACCTCGGCGGTCGTGATCGCCCGGCCGCTGACGGGTCCCCTGGACTGGTTGGTCCCCCCGGTCTTCCGGGCCGCCGAGTACGGAACGGTGCTGGCGCTCGCGGCTCACGCGAAGGTGAACGGCGCCTTGCCGGCGGCTTTCGGGCTGGTGGCGGCCGTCGCCTACCATCACTACGACACCGTCTACCGCCTGCGCGGCGGCTCGGGAGCCCCCCCGGGGTGGCTCGTGCGGGCGATCGGGGGGCAGGAGGGTCGCGTACTCGCGGTCGCCGTGCTCGCGGCCTCGCTCACCGGTGCGCAGTTCACGCTCGCGCTCACGGCCCTCGCCGTGGCCGTGGCCTCGCTGGTGCTCGTCGAGAGCATCCGCTTCTGGGTCTCCGCCCATCAGGACGGAGTGCCCGCCGTACACGACGAAGGAGAACCCGCATGA
- a CDS encoding cation diffusion facilitator family transporter, translating to MGAVHGHGAVGGGTAALAHRGRLRAALAITLSVMVVEVVGGVLAGSLALIADAAHMATDAVGLGMALLAIRFANRPPSERRTFGYARAEILAALANGLLLLGVGGYVLVEAVGRLVTPTTTQGGTTIVFGAVGLAANVVSLALLTRGQRESLNVRGAFLEVAADALGSVAVIVSALVILATGWRAADPIASLAIGVLIVPRTVRLLREALEVLLEAAPKGVDMAEVRAHILGLEGVEDVHDLHAWTITSGMPVLSAHVVVRPEVLTAVGYERMLHDLQGCLVGHFDVEHCTFQMEPRGHAEHEARACH from the coding sequence ATGGGGGCTGTGCACGGGCACGGCGCGGTGGGCGGCGGGACGGCCGCCCTGGCGCACCGCGGCAGACTGCGGGCGGCCTTGGCGATCACCTTGTCCGTGATGGTGGTGGAGGTCGTCGGCGGCGTCCTGGCGGGCTCCCTGGCCCTGATCGCCGACGCGGCGCACATGGCGACGGACGCGGTGGGCCTGGGCATGGCCCTGTTGGCGATCCGTTTCGCCAACAGGCCACCGAGCGAGCGCCGCACCTTCGGATACGCGCGCGCCGAGATCCTGGCGGCGCTCGCCAACGGCCTCCTGCTGTTGGGCGTCGGCGGATACGTGCTGGTGGAGGCCGTCGGGCGGCTCGTGACACCCACCACCACGCAGGGCGGGACGACGATCGTCTTCGGCGCCGTGGGGTTGGCGGCCAACGTCGTGTCGCTGGCGCTGCTGACGCGCGGGCAGCGGGAGAGCCTCAACGTGCGCGGCGCCTTCCTGGAGGTGGCGGCGGACGCCCTGGGCTCGGTGGCCGTGATCGTGTCGGCACTGGTGATCCTCGCCACGGGGTGGCGGGCCGCCGACCCGATCGCCTCGCTCGCCATCGGCGTGTTGATCGTGCCGCGCACGGTGCGATTGCTCCGGGAGGCCCTGGAGGTGCTCCTGGAGGCCGCGCCCAAGGGCGTCGACATGGCCGAGGTCCGGGCGCACATACTGGGCCTCGAAGGAGTGGAGGACGTCCACGACCTGCACGCCTGGACGATCACCTCGGGCATGCCGGTGCTGTCCGCGCACGTGGTGGTGCGGCCCGAGGTGCTCACCGCGGTCGGGTACGAGAGGATGCTGCACGATCTCCAGGGGTGTCTGGTCGGCCACTTCGACGTCGAGCACTGCACCTTCCAGATGGAGCCGCGTGGGCACGCCGAGCACGAGGCGCGCGCTTGCCACTGA
- the idi gene encoding isopentenyl-diphosphate Delta-isomerase produces the protein MPITPATATHSSSNGTADAILLELVDEDGTTIGTAEKLDAHRAPGRLHRAFSVFLFDEQGRLLLQQRALGKYHSPGVWSNTCCGHPYPGEAPFAAAARRTHEELGVSPSLMAEAGTVRYNHPDPASGLVEQEYNHLFVGLVQATPRPDSEEVASTAFVTAEELTARHAADPFSAWFATVLDAARPAIRELTGASAGW, from the coding sequence ATGCCGATCACACCTGCAACCGCGACGCACAGTTCGTCGAACGGAACCGCGGACGCGATCCTGCTGGAACTGGTCGACGAGGACGGCACGACGATCGGCACGGCGGAGAAGCTCGACGCCCACCGCGCGCCGGGGCGACTGCACCGCGCCTTCTCGGTCTTCCTCTTCGACGAGCAGGGCCGGCTCCTGTTGCAGCAGCGAGCCCTGGGCAAGTACCACTCCCCCGGTGTCTGGTCCAACACCTGCTGCGGACACCCCTATCCCGGCGAGGCGCCCTTCGCGGCGGCGGCCCGGCGCACTCACGAGGAGTTGGGTGTGTCGCCCTCGCTGATGGCCGAGGCGGGCACGGTGCGGTACAACCACCCCGATCCGGCCTCGGGGTTGGTGGAACAGGAGTACAACCACCTGTTCGTCGGGTTGGTGCAGGCGACGCCGCGACCCGACTCGGAGGAGGTGGCGTCGACGGCCTTCGTGACGGCCGAGGAACTGACCGCCCGACACGCGGCGGATCCCTTCTCGGCCTGGTTCGCGACGGTGCTCGACGCGGCCCGCCCGGCGATCCGGGAGCTGACCGGGGCGTCCGCCGGCTGGTGA